The window AACACAAATCTTGATTTTTAGAGTTCTCAGATTTGGCATTAAGACAGAAAGaatttccccaattgagaaatggtcaaaggagatgaacaggcagttttgaggtgaagaaatcaaagctatctattgccatatgaaaaaatgctctaaatcactattgatttgagaaatgcaaattaaaacaactctaaggtaccacctgatacctatcagattggctaatatgacaaaagaggaaaataataaatgttggaaaagctgtgggaaaattggaacactaatgcattgttggtggagctgtgaactgatccaaccattctggagagcaatttggaattatgcccaaagggctataaaactgtgtataccctttgacccagcaataccactattaggtctttttcccaaagagatcatggaaaaggacctacatgtacaaaaatatttatagctgctctctttgtggtggaaaggaattggaaattgaggggatgcccatcaattggggaatggctgaacaagttgaggtatatgaatgtaatggaattatattgtgctgtaacaaacaatgagctggaggagttcagagaagcctggaaggacttgcatgaattgatgatgagtgagatgagcagaaccagaacactatacacagtatcatcaacattatgtgttgatcaactgtgatagacttgattcttctcagcaatacaatggtacaagatagttccaaaggactcatgatggaaaaggttctccaaatctagaaaaaaaaaaagaactgtggaatatggatgcagatttcttttgtttttgatgctattgtttttcttttttgaggtttttcctttttactctgattcttctcataatatgactaatgcagaaatatgtttaatgttactgtacatatataacctatatcagattatttgctgtcttgggggggagggaaggagaaaaatttaaactggaaatcttataaaaataaatgttgaaaactatttctatatctaactggaaaataataacatacttttataagttaaaaaattttaaataaaaaaaatagttcctctaaaaaatgttttaaaaaaagacacaaagaatATCCAAGAAGCATCAAAGAGAACTTTCAGGATAAACTCAGGTGATAAAAACCAGTGGCCTGAATGTGATAAGATTAAGAAAACTAGTAATTTTCTAAATAACATATCTTCCTTTAAATCTTTCTGAGCAGAATTATCCCATTAGCTATGAAAGAGACTGTAGAATAAACAAACCTGTGACCAGAAATTTATGCTAttggattttatttgtttggattAAGGTTAGTTGTTCTAGGAACAAATTAGAGTAAAAATGGATTCTTTCAGTTAGCTAAATCTATCTTATTCTTTATAGCAAAAGCACATATAAGAACTAGGAGTCTGTAAATACTGAATTGAGAATAACAAGCTGTTATGAATTCTAGGTAAAAAGCTCAAAAAAAGCAGTTTCACCCAGCATTAACTGAAGCACAACACACAGGGTCTATTTTTATCACCGGAGGCTATAAATGAAAGGCATAATGCAAACCAAATCagcttgtgatttttttttaagaaaactgtCTTGTTATAGAAATTAATAAAGGGAGGGGGAAACAGACATGGCCCATAAACAAAAATCACTGCATTATAGAGTTTGGCATTTTATGTAACCACATTTTAAACGTTCACCTTCTTTAACTCAATATCAAAGTCCAGTTCTATAATTTTCAAATCTTTCTTTACCTACCACTAGGTGGGGTGGGCTAGgagagggggtagggaggaagggaggatatCAGAATTACTCAAAGGTGAAAACTATTAAGCTACATTTACATCTGAACTGGAACTACAATAAAAAGAGTCCTGAAATGAAGGCATCAGTGCTGTCCAAACCGTACGTAGTCAAATCGAATTGTTTGGACAGTTCTCCATGTCCCTAGTGTTTCAGACATAGCTACTTGTATTGAGATACCTTTGAGtcttttgaggaagaaaaaacagattACTGAGCAAGCTATGCTTGATTCTACTTGAATAAACTGAATTCTAACTGTGAAAAGTAATGAAAAGATTTAGGGATAAAGTAAGAGACAAGTTCTAGTGAACAAAAGAAAATCCCTCAGGAGAAAGTATACTTTGGACCATCTGAACTAAATCTCTCAATCCTAAAATACTGCTCATCTTCAAGATATAACCAAAACAATTCAATAATATACCTATATTTATAATTTACTTCATTAGTAAATTAGTGAATCACTGTTTAGTAATTCCAATTTCAAGTGCTACAGACGAGTGAACCAGTTAATACTGTTCTCTCTATACTACAGCTCTCTGAAAAGGTAGGCAGTACTTGAAGACTACCCTTTCCCCACACATGTAGATCACTTACCTGATAAAATCTTCCTTACACTGCTGCAGGAGTTCACACGCCCACTGGATCTCTTGATCACTGAGAAGCACTAGAGTTCcaatagttagatgaagttttgCTGGATTCTGGAAAAGGCAACTGCTGACCCCACGATCCTGTtgccaaaggaagaaaaggaaaaagcctTATCAATATGGAAACTGAATGATACTGTGAGAAAAAAAGGTAGCATTCAAGAAATTTGCCAAATGATTCCTAAGCTAAAAGAAAAATTTATCATGCCAATTTTCCACTCTTTTTATTAACTATGAATAATAAGACtacttcttgtttgtccttcaatctcaGAAGACCGTGACATCAGCGTGATGTCAAGACTTGccatgaattggattcaagtgagggagggctgggcaatgtcaccaacctcactctctcctccagagccatctggggccagtggcaagatatatatcaggataaatggagatggcctcagatgttttaaggcaattggggttaagtgacttgcccaggagtcacacagccagtaagtgtctgcggTGACATTTTAACTCagctcttcccaacttcagggccggtgttctatccaccatgccacctggctgcccctaataAGACTACTAGTCTCAGAAGAATCGCTCCAAGAGTAATGTACAATGGGTGTAAGCAGGCTAGAACATGGGGCAAACAAGAAACTATGAAGAAAAACTCGAATAAAGAATGTTATCCAAAAAATACAAGATTGACAAGAGAAAATGGGCCAGTCACGTGGCAAGTACAAGGGATAAGCAGTGGATAGTTCATGTATTTCATTGATATACTCATGATGTCAGGATAGGACAgacggacggaaggaaggaaagaacgaGGAaacatgtttcaatctgtactgCGTCCATCAGCGCTCTATCTGGGGGTGGAGAATATATGAGGTGAAGTTTCTAAAAATATCTTCTGCTCTTGATCAATGTGGATGACCCAGGAGCACCTTTAGCACCAATCAGCTGCATTACCATTGCACCtaagaaagaaaagactcctCTCTGCTCACTGCTACTGTTCTCTTGATACCTGTCAAGGACTCCTTGCCATGGAAATGTCTAACTTACTACCAAATCTGATCTCCTCTGTCTTTACCCTTCTTTACTTCTCTTCTGTTGGACAACCTTATTCTTCCCGGGAACACTctagtcccttctggctctcctCCTGCACTCTTTCTCAGGGTCCTTTACCACATCATCACTCATCTTCTGCCCCCTTAGGATAAGTGTCTACTAAGACTCTGTACTGTGCCTTCTTTCCCCAAGCTCCATATTCCCTTCCTTGTGACCTCAAATGTTCCCATagctacaagtatcatctttACCCAAATCTCTGTCTAGCACCAATCTCTCTTGTAAACTGTGACCCCACAAAGTTAACTGCCGGTGACTATTTCCTCCTGGATATCCtgtaagcatctcaaattcatcaTCTGGCCACAAAAGCTACAATTTTTCCAATCTTCCCTACTTCTGTTGAGAGCAGCACCACATTCCCATGCTTCCAAGTTTGTAACCTTGGGGTcatctttaattcttttctttctcattctctacATCTCGTAAGTTGCCACAGTATCTCTTATACCTGTCCATTTCTCTACAGTCACTCACAGAGTCATCACTCTCAAGCCTTTATTACCTCTTGTCTGGACAACTGTAAtagcctctttttttgttgttgtttttgtggggcaatgggggttaagtgactttcccagggtcacacagctagtaagtgtcaagtgtctgagaccggatttgaactcaggtactcctgaatccagggctggggctttatccactgcgccacctagccgcccctgtaatAGCCTCTTAAATGGTCTCCCCGCTTTCAGTCTGGCTCTCttctacaatccatcctccataaagctgtcaaaataatctccCTACATAACAGGTCTGACAGTGTCACTCTCTGTTTAAAACTTCTggttcacaggaaaaaaaagaaactatttaagTCTGGGATTTAAGACCCTCCACAATTtagctcccacctacctttccagccttactATATGCACTTCACATGCTAGCCAAATTGTACCCAGCCATTCTCCAAACTCAGCATTCTCATCTCCCACTTCTTTGCATTCACCTAAGTTGCTCCCatccctggaatgcactccctcgaatttgaaaggtaagaaggggctaggttgtgaagagctGTAAATATCAAACAGAAGATATGATccagaagtaatagggagccactggaggctGTTGAGTTGAAGAGGGGTGGGGGTTGAGGGGCTGggactgacatggtcagacttgtgctttaggaaaatcactggcagctgagtggaggatggactgaaatAGAGAGAAACTTTAGGCAGAGACCAATTAAAAGGCAACTGAGCTTTTCTTGCTAGGCTCCTAATGTGTAGGAACGCTGGCTGGGCTCTTTCCGTGCAATCTGGATCCATCCTTCCTCCTGGAGCGATCCCCCAAAGTCTCGTCATCATGACTGAACAGATGACCCTTCGGGGTTCCCTTAAAGGCCACAATGGCTGGGTGACCCAGATCGCTACGACTCCCCAGTTCCCAGACGTGATCCTGTCAGCCTCCCGAGATAAAACCATTATCATGTGGAAGCTTACCAGAGATGAAACAAACTATGGGATCCCCCAGCATGCCCTCAGGGGTCACTCACATTTTATTAGTGATGTGGTTATTTCTTCTGATGGCCAGTTTGCACTCTCGGGCTCCTGGGATGGCACACTAAGACCGTGGGATCTTACAACTGGCACTACCACCAGGCGCTTTGTTGGTCACACCAAGGATGTGCTGAGTGTAGCCTTCTCTTCAGACAACTGGCAGATTGTCTCTGGTTCCCGAGATAAGACTATCAAGCTGTGGAACACCCTGGGTGTCTGTAAATACACTGTGCAGGATGAGAGCCACTCAGAGTGGGTGTCCTGTGTTCGTTTTTCACCCAATAGCAGCAACCCCATCATTGTCTCCTGTGGCTGGGACAAGCTGGTCAAGGTCTGGAACTTGGCCAACTGCAAACTGAAGACAAACCACATTGGCCACACAGGCTACCTAAACACAGTTACAGTTTCTCCTGATggctctctctgtgcctctggaGGCAAGGATGGTCAGGCCATGATGTGGGACCTCAATGAGGGTAAACACCTCTATACTTTGGATGGTGGTGATATAATCAATGCCCTTTGCTTCAGCCCCAATCGCTACTGGCTCTGTGCTGCCACTGGGCCCAGCATCAAGATCTGGGACCTAGAGGGTAAAATCATTGTGGATGAGCTTAAGCAAGAAGTGATCAGCACCAGCAGCAAGGCTGAGCCTCCCCAGTGTACTTCCTTAGCCTGGTCAGCTGATGGTCAGACTCTATTTGCTGTATACACAGACAACTTGGTGCGGGTGTGGCAAGTGACCATTGGCACTCGATAAAAGGGTTGACTATAATCAGATTTTGAAATAAAGACTTTAATTtctgccttttgaaaaaaaaaaaaggcaactgaaAGCAAGggtccaggcaagaagtgat is drawn from Dromiciops gliroides isolate mDroGli1 chromosome 2, mDroGli1.pri, whole genome shotgun sequence and contains these coding sequences:
- the LOC122740595 gene encoding receptor of activated protein C kinase 1-like, coding for MTEQMTLRGSLKGHNGWVTQIATTPQFPDVILSASRDKTIIMWKLTRDETNYGIPQHALRGHSHFISDVVISSDGQFALSGSWDGTLRPWDLTTGTTTRRFVGHTKDVLSVAFSSDNWQIVSGSRDKTIKLWNTLGVCKYTVQDESHSEWVSCVRFSPNSSNPIIVSCGWDKLVKVWNLANCKLKTNHIGHTGYLNTVTVSPDGSLCASGGKDGQAMMWDLNEGKHLYTLDGGDIINALCFSPNRYWLCAATGPSIKIWDLEGKIIVDELKQEVISTSSKAEPPQCTSLAWSADGQTLFAVYTDNLVRVWQVTIGTR